Proteins encoded within one genomic window of Granulicella pectinivorans:
- a CDS encoding glycosyltransferase, which yields MKLIYFLDYRFVQTPCGAIWTETSFDAAFWESYLEVFDHVTVVGRVMDVESAKPGWMRVDGPRVNLCAVPSSGGPLQSLRCRRVIRSVLAEPGAVMLRTPSPLATFAYRELKRSNRPYAVEVVGDASATLAPGVMRARGLFRWLFTRAQREQCANAAAAKYVASILQTSYPAGRTSREVVCSDVRLEAAWLRDEARVFSAPARRLVSVATFSQSYKGLSILIDAISICHWQGVPVTLTLVGDGRLRPELEAQVERLGLGESITFRGALPWGQRLIDELDRADLFVLPSLVEALPRALIEAMARALPCVATSVGAVPELLEEKHIATPGDTARLASRILTLVQDPAALNVASKRNLEVAGGYALPVLRPRWTAFYRGFANLLERVKVPCALPGAVEI from the coding sequence ATGAAGTTGATCTACTTTCTCGACTATCGATTTGTGCAGACGCCCTGTGGGGCGATCTGGACGGAAACCTCCTTCGATGCCGCGTTCTGGGAGTCCTACCTGGAGGTCTTCGACCATGTGACGGTGGTGGGACGGGTGATGGATGTGGAGTCGGCAAAGCCGGGCTGGATGAGGGTGGACGGGCCGCGCGTGAACCTGTGTGCGGTGCCTTCTTCTGGCGGGCCGCTGCAGTCGCTACGCTGCCGGCGGGTGATTCGCTCGGTGCTGGCGGAGCCGGGTGCGGTGATGTTGCGGACCCCTTCTCCGCTGGCTACGTTTGCGTATCGCGAACTGAAGAGGTCGAACCGCCCCTATGCGGTGGAGGTGGTGGGGGATGCGAGCGCGACGCTCGCTCCGGGCGTGATGCGTGCGCGTGGACTGTTCCGCTGGCTGTTTACGCGGGCGCAACGAGAGCAGTGCGCGAACGCGGCGGCGGCGAAGTATGTGGCTTCTATCCTGCAGACGAGTTATCCCGCGGGGCGAACGAGCCGGGAGGTTGTGTGCTCGGATGTGAGGCTGGAGGCCGCGTGGCTGCGTGACGAAGCGCGTGTGTTTTCGGCACCGGCGAGACGTCTCGTGTCGGTGGCTACGTTCTCGCAGAGCTACAAGGGATTGAGCATTCTGATCGATGCGATCTCCATCTGCCACTGGCAGGGGGTGCCGGTGACGCTGACGCTGGTCGGCGACGGCAGGCTGCGGCCGGAGCTGGAGGCGCAGGTGGAGCGGCTTGGATTGGGGGAGAGCATTACGTTTCGTGGGGCGCTGCCCTGGGGGCAACGTTTGATTGACGAGTTGGACCGTGCGGATCTGTTTGTGCTGCCATCGCTGGTGGAGGCTCTGCCGAGGGCGTTGATCGAGGCGATGGCACGGGCTCTGCCGTGCGTCGCGACGAGTGTTGGCGCGGTGCCTGAGCTGCTGGAGGAGAAGCATATCGCCACCCCGGGAGATACGGCCAGGCTCGCGTCGCGGATTCTTACGCTGGTGCAGGACCCGGCTGCCTTGAACGTGGCCTCGAAGAGGAACCTGGAGGTGGCGGGGGGATATGCGCTGCCTGTGCTGCGGCCACGCTGGACGGCTTTCTACAGGGGATTCGCGAATCTTCTGGAGCGCGTGAAGGTGCCTTGCGCACTTCCGGGCGCGGTGGAGATTTAG
- a CDS encoding glycoside hydrolase family 95 protein — MRLATTRRRFLGWMGAAAAATKMQGTLSAQASASPGNDHRIWFDKPAPQWADALPLGNGRMGAMVFGNHRVERIALNEDTLWSGFPRNGGKLGDWNNPGAKAHLPIVRKLVLEQQDYHAADREMRKMQGPFNQAYQPLGDLEIELAHGEQLTAYQRELNLQTAVATVSYTVGDVRYRREAFVSAPAQLLVTRLTASRKGALSATIRLKSPLRSKTTAPDDHTLHLTGKAPSESAPNYLETDHPILYSEVDGEGMHFASALRAQLVDGTIKKQPDGSLSIEGATTVTLLLGMATGYRGYAVPPDLPIDVVLAAALRPIAQAGAASYARLLSTHTEDHQKLYSRVALDLGSGTTNAARPTNIRVDSFKDDPDPTLLSLYFNLGRYLLIGSSRPGSQPANLQGIWCADVRPPWSSNWTANINVQMNYWLTETCNLSELHAPLFAMVTDLSHNGAKTAEVNYGAKGWVSHHNVDLWRQSAPVGMGNASSDPTWANFAMSGPWLCAHLWEHYLFTGDRQFLRTSYPVLKGSAEFCLSWLVEDGKGQLTTCPSVSTENDFFAPDGKPANVSAGCTMDIALIREIFAHVTEAAKVLGVDQEFVAALSAAQKRMPVYKIGHAGQLQEWSSDFGEPEPGQRHMSHLYPIYPGAEITTRNNPGLAAAARRSLELRLANGGAYTGWSRAWAIGLWARLEDGDMAWESLKMLMEHSTGANLFDTHPATGGSIFQIDGNFGAAASIAELLLQSHDGEISLLPALPKAWKQGSVRGLRARGGLEVAVRWSEGRLIEAKLFALRDGTYTVRVPDGVTIKSVNAPSLQGAEPSVKQITMQRGMHYALELV; from the coding sequence ATGAGATTGGCAACGACACGAAGACGTTTTCTGGGCTGGATGGGTGCGGCGGCCGCCGCGACAAAGATGCAGGGAACGCTCTCTGCACAGGCCTCCGCCAGCCCCGGCAACGATCACCGCATCTGGTTCGACAAGCCCGCGCCACAATGGGCCGATGCCCTGCCCCTTGGCAACGGGCGGATGGGAGCGATGGTCTTCGGAAATCACCGCGTGGAGCGGATCGCGCTCAATGAAGACACGCTCTGGTCAGGCTTTCCGCGCAACGGCGGCAAGCTCGGCGATTGGAACAATCCCGGCGCGAAGGCTCATCTGCCCATCGTCCGCAAGCTGGTTCTGGAACAGCAGGACTACCACGCCGCAGACCGCGAGATGAGGAAGATGCAGGGCCCCTTCAATCAGGCGTACCAGCCCCTGGGTGACCTGGAGATCGAGTTGGCCCATGGCGAACAGTTAACCGCATACCAGCGCGAACTCAACCTCCAGACTGCTGTCGCGACCGTAAGCTACACCGTGGGAGACGTGCGCTATCGGCGCGAGGCCTTCGTCTCCGCCCCCGCTCAGTTGCTGGTCACCCGCTTGACCGCGAGCCGGAAAGGCGCGCTCTCGGCAACGATCCGGCTGAAGAGTCCCCTACGCTCCAAGACCACGGCCCCAGACGATCACACCCTCCACCTGACCGGCAAAGCCCCAAGCGAGTCCGCGCCAAATTATCTGGAGACCGACCATCCGATTCTTTACAGCGAAGTCGATGGGGAAGGCATGCACTTCGCCTCGGCACTGCGTGCGCAGCTCGTCGACGGTACGATCAAGAAACAGCCGGACGGAAGCCTGTCGATCGAAGGGGCAACGACCGTGACGCTGCTGCTCGGAATGGCCACCGGCTATCGTGGCTATGCGGTGCCCCCGGATCTCCCCATCGATGTCGTATTGGCCGCGGCGCTGCGCCCCATCGCGCAGGCCGGGGCTGCGTCCTATGCGCGGCTTCTCTCCACGCACACGGAAGATCATCAGAAGCTTTACAGCCGCGTTGCGCTCGACCTGGGCTCCGGCACAACAAACGCCGCGCGGCCCACGAATATCCGCGTCGACAGCTTCAAGGACGACCCCGATCCAACGCTGCTGTCGCTTTACTTCAATCTGGGCCGTTATCTTCTCATCGGCAGTTCGAGGCCTGGATCACAGCCTGCGAACCTCCAAGGCATCTGGTGCGCGGATGTGCGTCCGCCCTGGAGTTCGAACTGGACCGCCAACATCAACGTCCAGATGAACTACTGGCTTACCGAGACTTGCAACCTGTCCGAACTGCACGCTCCTCTCTTCGCCATGGTGACAGACCTGAGCCACAACGGCGCGAAGACCGCCGAGGTGAACTACGGGGCGAAGGGCTGGGTCTCGCACCACAACGTCGATCTGTGGCGGCAGTCCGCCCCCGTGGGGATGGGAAATGCATCTTCCGACCCCACCTGGGCAAACTTCGCGATGAGCGGCCCCTGGCTCTGCGCGCATCTCTGGGAGCACTATCTCTTCACCGGCGACAGGCAGTTCCTGCGCACCAGCTACCCGGTGCTGAAGGGTTCGGCGGAGTTCTGCCTGAGTTGGCTGGTCGAAGACGGCAAGGGCCAACTGACGACATGCCCCTCCGTCTCCACCGAAAATGACTTCTTCGCACCCGACGGCAAGCCAGCCAATGTCAGCGCCGGCTGCACGATGGACATCGCGCTCATCCGGGAGATCTTCGCGCATGTGACCGAGGCGGCAAAGGTCCTTGGTGTCGACCAGGAGTTCGTAGCAGCCTTGTCGGCCGCGCAGAAGCGCATGCCCGTCTACAAGATCGGTCACGCCGGACAGCTGCAGGAGTGGTCGTCCGACTTCGGGGAGCCGGAACCGGGACAGAGGCATATGTCGCATCTCTATCCCATCTATCCCGGCGCGGAGATCACGACGCGCAACAACCCCGGGCTCGCGGCTGCAGCGCGCCGGTCGCTGGAACTCAGGCTTGCAAACGGCGGAGCCTATACCGGCTGGAGCCGCGCATGGGCCATCGGCCTGTGGGCACGGCTCGAAGACGGCGACATGGCCTGGGAGTCGCTGAAGATGCTGATGGAGCACAGCACCGGTGCAAATCTCTTCGATACCCACCCCGCCACGGGCGGCAGCATCTTCCAGATCGACGGGAACTTCGGCGCGGCCGCCTCCATCGCCGAACTTCTGCTCCAGAGCCACGACGGCGAAATCTCTCTGCTGCCCGCCCTTCCCAAAGCGTGGAAGCAGGGCAGCGTACGCGGCCTGCGCGCACGGGGAGGCCTGGAAGTCGCGGTGCGCTGGAGCGAGGGACGTCTCATCGAGGCGAAGCTCTTCGCGTTGCGGGATGGGACGTACACTGTGCGCGTACCCGATGGGGTGACCATCAAGAGCGTCAACGCACCGTCGCTCCAGGGCGCAGAGCCATCCGTGAAGCAGATCACGATGCAGAGGGGCATGCATTATGCGTTGGAGCTTGTCTAG
- a CDS encoding DegT/DnrJ/EryC1/StrS family aminotransferase yields the protein MASAPKLVPHPEVEPSVGFMQPTLPSLDEVMEVYRDVYRGGVISNGQLVERLERALAERLRVGHCVAVSSCTSGLILLMKTLGLRGEVILPAFTSFATGEAILWNGLTPVFADCQADTWNIDPIDVTHRLTPLTAAILGVHMYGNPVEVRSLQTIAKDARVKLLFDAAHAFGSSLSGRPIGGFGDAEVFSLAPTKILVAGEGGIITTNDAALALRLRAARNCGDLGAYNPVLCGLNARMSEFHAALALNGLAMVEEKVKRHNKIAAEYQRLLAGIPGVSFQSVRHRNVSNYKDFSIHLTSSLCGWAAQDLCTELKRRGVPTKRCFQPPLHKQKIFAGLHTRFDRPLFVAEWISEGIVSLPIYPSLRNEDVHSIAGTIREVLHAR from the coding sequence ATGGCCTCTGCACCGAAGCTCGTTCCTCACCCCGAAGTCGAACCGTCCGTCGGGTTCATGCAACCCACGCTTCCTTCGCTGGACGAAGTGATGGAGGTGTATCGCGACGTGTATCGTGGCGGCGTGATTAGCAACGGGCAGTTGGTGGAGCGTCTGGAGCGCGCGCTGGCCGAGCGGCTGCGGGTGGGGCATTGTGTGGCGGTGTCGAGCTGTACGAGCGGGCTCATCCTTCTGATGAAGACACTGGGGCTTCGCGGCGAGGTGATCCTTCCGGCGTTTACGTCCTTCGCGACGGGAGAGGCCATCCTGTGGAATGGCCTTACGCCGGTGTTCGCGGACTGCCAGGCCGACACGTGGAATATCGACCCGATCGATGTGACGCACCGGTTGACGCCGTTGACGGCTGCGATCCTCGGTGTGCATATGTATGGAAACCCGGTGGAGGTGCGTAGCCTGCAGACGATTGCGAAGGATGCCCGGGTGAAGCTGCTCTTCGATGCGGCGCATGCGTTTGGGAGTTCGTTGTCCGGGCGTCCGATTGGAGGATTCGGGGATGCGGAGGTGTTCTCGCTGGCGCCGACGAAGATTCTCGTCGCGGGGGAGGGCGGCATCATCACCACGAACGATGCCGCGCTTGCGTTGCGGCTGCGGGCTGCGCGCAACTGTGGCGATCTCGGCGCTTACAATCCCGTGCTGTGCGGGCTGAATGCACGCATGTCGGAGTTCCATGCAGCGCTTGCGTTGAACGGTCTGGCGATGGTCGAGGAGAAGGTGAAACGGCACAACAAGATTGCCGCAGAGTACCAGCGTTTGCTGGCGGGCATTCCGGGGGTGTCGTTTCAATCCGTCCGCCATCGGAATGTCTCGAATTACAAGGACTTCTCGATTCATCTCACGTCGAGCCTCTGCGGGTGGGCGGCGCAGGATCTGTGCACAGAACTGAAGCGCCGTGGTGTTCCGACGAAGCGCTGCTTTCAGCCTCCGCTGCATAAGCAGAAGATCTTCGCCGGGTTGCATACGCGGTTCGATCGCCCGCTGTTCGTGGCGGAGTGGATCTCGGAGGGAATCGTGAGTCTGCCTATCTATCCGTCGCTCCGGAATGAAGATGTGCATTCGATTGCGGGGACGATTCGCGAGGTGCTTCATGCTCGTTGA
- a CDS encoding 2-hydroxyacid dehydrogenase, with protein sequence MVRVGVDAGVRDELLKGFPPEATFVRIPSQPAEAMEVDFWLLPFFRKDAPQVFQNLRGVKVVQSMMAGVDWILPWLPKDVTLCDGRGIHDTSTSEYVLAAILAAQKRFPLYRDRQNRQEWRNLGDSGDELIDSGGANTSLYKVMQDDLSGKTVLIVGYGSIGAAIERRLKAFDANVLRIARRARPEPVVHAIGALPELLPQADIVVLIVPITQETKGLIGAAELALMKRGALLVNASRGPVVATGDLVSALEEKRIRAVLDVVDPEPLPVGHALWTAPNCFITPHIGGATPGFIVRGFKLAAEQVRRFAAGEPLDNVVTEDGY encoded by the coding sequence ATGGTTCGAGTGGGTGTGGACGCAGGCGTACGGGATGAGTTGCTGAAGGGGTTTCCTCCGGAGGCGACCTTCGTTCGGATTCCTTCGCAACCGGCCGAGGCGATGGAAGTGGACTTCTGGCTGTTGCCGTTCTTTCGCAAGGATGCGCCGCAAGTCTTTCAGAATCTGCGTGGTGTGAAGGTTGTGCAGTCCATGATGGCGGGTGTGGACTGGATTCTTCCGTGGTTGCCGAAGGACGTTACGCTTTGCGATGGGCGGGGAATTCACGATACGTCGACGTCGGAGTACGTTTTAGCCGCGATTTTAGCGGCTCAGAAGAGGTTTCCGCTGTATCGGGACCGGCAAAACCGGCAGGAATGGCGGAATCTGGGCGACTCGGGCGACGAACTGATCGACTCGGGTGGAGCTAACACCTCTCTTTACAAGGTGATGCAGGACGATCTGTCGGGCAAGACGGTGTTGATTGTGGGATATGGGTCGATTGGGGCCGCGATTGAGCGGCGGCTTAAAGCCTTTGATGCCAATGTGTTACGGATTGCGCGGAGAGCTCGGCCGGAGCCCGTGGTGCATGCGATCGGGGCTTTGCCTGAGCTTCTTCCGCAGGCGGACATCGTTGTGTTAATCGTCCCTATCACACAGGAAACAAAGGGTTTGATCGGCGCTGCCGAGCTCGCGCTGATGAAGCGGGGGGCGCTTCTGGTGAATGCTTCGCGGGGGCCGGTGGTGGCGACCGGGGATTTGGTGTCGGCGCTCGAGGAGAAGAGGATTCGTGCGGTGCTGGATGTGGTGGATCCCGAGCCGCTGCCTGTGGGGCATGCTTTGTGGACGGCCCCTAACTGCTTTATTACGCCACATATCGGGGGCGCCACGCCGGGATTCATCGTGCGCGGCTTCAAGCTGGCGGCGGAGCAGGTGCGGCGGTTTGCGGCTGGGGAGCCGCTGGACAATGTGGTGACGGAGGATGGATATTAG
- a CDS encoding Crp/Fnr family transcriptional regulator, with product MPSFNTPGTNPDDFDAIVPVFSPAINAGTEFLQSLPEPEPIPAKTVILEQGQRPSFVRLIRTGIVKITFTNEQGEESLLGLRSEGWWAGAPLALLDMPSLCNVTTVTPCSVTSISVDQFSQRLMQNQRVLRHFISSQCRELMVEQKHGIVQGCSASERLNYLKNENAHSLWRTVDPSSVMCQGEIAKLLAITPEHLSRLLHRRTAAKPGTGFKQPKTQRATV from the coding sequence ATGCCATCCTTTAACACCCCAGGTACCAATCCGGACGATTTCGACGCGATTGTTCCAGTCTTTTCCCCGGCCATCAACGCCGGTACAGAGTTCCTTCAAAGCCTACCCGAACCCGAACCCATCCCCGCAAAGACAGTGATTCTTGAGCAAGGTCAGCGACCGTCGTTCGTTCGTCTGATCCGAACGGGAATCGTCAAGATAACCTTCACCAACGAACAGGGGGAAGAGTCTCTCCTGGGGCTTCGGTCCGAAGGCTGGTGGGCAGGAGCGCCTTTAGCGCTTCTGGATATGCCAAGCCTTTGTAACGTGACCACTGTTACCCCTTGCTCGGTCACCAGCATCTCGGTGGACCAGTTTTCTCAGCGGCTCATGCAGAACCAGCGCGTTCTGCGCCACTTTATCTCTTCGCAGTGCAGGGAGCTGATGGTGGAGCAGAAGCATGGCATCGTGCAGGGCTGCAGCGCCAGCGAACGCCTCAACTATCTGAAGAATGAAAACGCACACTCGCTGTGGCGGACTGTGGATCCGTCGTCCGTGATGTGCCAGGGTGAGATTGCAAAGCTGCTTGCCATCACACCGGAACATCTCAGCCGCCTGCTTCACCGGCGAACCGCTGCAAAACCGGGGACAGGCTTCAAGCAACCCAAGACACAGCGGGCCACCGTTTAG
- a CDS encoding dienelactone hydrolase family protein yields the protein MEPKATKLPAEAIALYNEFIHGDISRRSFMDGIHKLAGGLAAASVISALMPNYALGQQVSRTDDRIKATYETVPSPQGNGSIKGYFVRPMSADTRNEKPTKLPGVIVIHENRGLNPHIEDIARRFALANFMAFAPDGLTSVGGFPGDDYRGGQLFNQVDKTKMAEDMIASARWLKARPDCTGKIGATGFCYGGSTTNMLAVQLGGDLAAAAPFYGGPPTATDIPKIKAAVLVHHGELDTRLAATWPAYDQGLTAAHVPHEGYIYAGCVHGFNCDATPERYNKVAADLAWQRTIHWFNQYVRV from the coding sequence ATGGAACCGAAAGCAACCAAGCTGCCCGCCGAGGCGATTGCGCTTTATAACGAATTCATTCATGGCGACATCAGCCGCCGCTCGTTTATGGATGGTATTCATAAGCTTGCGGGCGGTCTGGCCGCGGCTTCGGTGATCTCTGCCCTGATGCCGAACTACGCGCTTGGGCAGCAGGTCTCCCGTACCGACGACCGCATCAAGGCCACGTACGAGACGGTGCCTTCTCCGCAAGGTAACGGCAGTATCAAGGGCTACTTCGTGCGACCCATGAGCGCGGATACGCGCAATGAAAAACCCACGAAGCTGCCGGGGGTGATCGTCATTCACGAGAATCGTGGCTTGAACCCTCACATCGAGGACATTGCACGACGCTTTGCTTTGGCCAATTTCATGGCCTTTGCGCCCGATGGGTTGACGTCGGTCGGTGGCTTTCCCGGCGATGACTATCGGGGCGGACAGCTCTTCAATCAGGTGGACAAGACGAAGATGGCCGAGGATATGATTGCCTCCGCCAGGTGGCTGAAGGCACGGCCGGATTGCACAGGGAAGATCGGCGCTACCGGGTTTTGTTACGGCGGTTCAACGACGAATATGCTGGCGGTCCAGTTGGGGGGAGACCTGGCGGCGGCGGCGCCCTTTTATGGTGGGCCACCGACGGCAACGGACATTCCGAAGATCAAGGCTGCGGTGCTGGTACATCACGGCGAACTCGATACCCGGCTTGCGGCGACGTGGCCTGCGTACGACCAGGGATTGACCGCGGCGCACGTCCCGCATGAGGGCTATATCTATGCGGGCTGCGTGCATGGCTTCAACTGCGATGCTACGCCGGAGCGCTATAACAAGGTGGCAGCGGATCTTGCGTGGCAGAGGACGATCCACTGGTTCAATCAGTACGTTCGGGTCTAA
- a CDS encoding DinB family protein, whose product MNELVRALVGDSAAAPPSHILEGIDRHLVDAMVVGAPHTIYEELWHVTFWQQISLDWFAGRETPVPEHASGGFPTAQDRAGESWDALCSRFFVGLEQAAVVAGDEAGLDATIRCPSPAGKPVRVMTVRDQTISLVAHNTYHLGRVVLLRQMLGSWPPASGGFTW is encoded by the coding sequence ATGAACGAGTTGGTGCGGGCTTTGGTAGGGGACAGCGCGGCGGCTCCCCCAAGTCATATTTTGGAAGGGATCGACAGGCATCTGGTGGATGCAATGGTCGTGGGAGCTCCGCATACGATCTATGAGGAGCTTTGGCATGTGACGTTCTGGCAACAGATCTCGCTGGACTGGTTTGCAGGCCGGGAAACGCCTGTGCCGGAGCATGCCTCGGGAGGTTTTCCGACGGCGCAGGATCGTGCGGGCGAGAGCTGGGACGCGCTGTGCTCGCGGTTCTTCGTGGGGCTCGAGCAGGCCGCTGTCGTGGCTGGGGATGAGGCTGGTTTGGATGCGACGATTCGCTGCCCCTCGCCTGCGGGGAAGCCTGTGCGCGTGATGACGGTGCGGGACCAGACGATCAGCCTGGTGGCGCATAATACTTACCACCTTGGAAGAGTGGTTCTGCTGCGGCAGATGCTGGGAAGCTGGCCTCCGGCTTCGGGCGGATTTACCTGGTAA
- a CDS encoding alpha-hydroxy acid oxidase, whose product MSQRLVNLDDYEAAARSLLDEQAFEYVASGAGSETTLRANRTAFDDLELLPRMLHDVSRIDTTVELFGKIHSLPVLLAPTGYHRLMHPLGELETILGANMADCTLVAANFATETFVSVQAQAARPQWFQMYVQSDRTFTRDLLQEVLSAGCEAVCVTVDQPVNAIRDREARIGFELPKGMERANLKRLGSAVAGAAHSPQGFHIYNAVRASDLTWKDLEWLRGECPVPLMLKGILHPDDAVMAQQSGCDGIIVSNHGGRALDGVQSTIAALPAIVEAVGPGMTVLMDGGIRRGTDVVKALALGAKAVLLGRPYLFGLAVDGAAGVARVVNLLRMECQIAMGLLGCQDLSQIQPQLLHRKR is encoded by the coding sequence ATGTCACAACGGCTGGTGAATCTCGACGACTACGAAGCGGCGGCGCGAAGCCTGCTCGACGAACAGGCCTTCGAATATGTCGCCAGCGGAGCCGGCAGTGAGACCACGCTGCGAGCCAACCGCACCGCATTCGACGATCTCGAACTCCTGCCCCGGATGCTCCACGACGTCAGCCGGATCGATACGACAGTAGAGCTCTTCGGCAAAATACATTCGCTCCCCGTTCTGCTCGCTCCAACGGGATATCACCGCCTGATGCATCCGCTCGGCGAGCTTGAGACGATCCTCGGCGCGAACATGGCCGACTGCACCCTGGTGGCCGCCAACTTCGCCACCGAAACCTTCGTGTCCGTGCAAGCCCAGGCCGCGCGCCCCCAATGGTTCCAGATGTATGTGCAAAGCGACCGCACCTTCACGCGCGACCTGCTGCAGGAGGTCCTCTCCGCAGGCTGCGAGGCCGTCTGCGTGACCGTCGATCAACCCGTGAATGCCATACGCGACCGGGAGGCGAGAATCGGCTTCGAGCTGCCGAAAGGCATGGAGCGCGCTAATCTCAAGCGGCTGGGTTCGGCCGTGGCCGGGGCTGCCCACTCCCCGCAGGGCTTCCATATCTACAACGCCGTGCGCGCTTCCGATCTGACCTGGAAAGACCTGGAATGGCTGCGGGGCGAGTGCCCGGTGCCCCTCATGCTCAAGGGCATTCTGCACCCGGACGATGCCGTCATGGCGCAGCAGTCCGGATGCGACGGCATCATCGTGTCGAACCACGGAGGGCGCGCACTCGACGGCGTCCAGTCGACCATCGCAGCCCTGCCCGCAATCGTCGAAGCCGTTGGCCCCGGGATGACAGTGCTCATGGACGGAGGAATCCGCCGCGGGACCGACGTCGTCAAGGCCCTCGCCCTGGGAGCGAAGGCCGTCCTTCTAGGACGCCCCTATCTCTTTGGATTGGCGGTTGACGGTGCCGCAGGCGTGGCGCGCGTGGTCAATCTCCTCCGCATGGAGTGCCAGATCGCCATGGGCCTTCTCGGCTGCCAGGACCTGAGCCAGATTCAACCTCAGTTGCTTCACCGAAAGCGCTAA
- a CDS encoding YihY/virulence factor BrkB family protein encodes MAFAPRSARDHSLMKPPDPLRQRIWDYVSIAPLSSLWDLQGVSPVVIAKRTFRSFNEDNLLSRAAELGYYFLFALFPTLVSASAILGLAARSASEIYLRLLNYLALVVPHAAMGIVLETFNQTTSHASRGKITFGLAAALWSASVGFTAIQDTLNVVYKVRETRAYWKVRCAAMAVTVLLSLIVTLTLATMLGGDFVARHVVRHAARPWMGMVAAGIVRGATWTTALGLLILLFAVIYYFAPDVKSKRWHWLTPGGAFGIGGWFLASLLLRLYLHYFNDYSATYGSLGAVIILLTWFYVTGLMLLTGAEINSEIAAAVLEKTLTGKTPEPRGKVAPAALVDAPEAGAGGKVWRPL; translated from the coding sequence GTGGCGTTTGCTCCGCGGAGCGCGCGCGACCACAGCCTGATGAAGCCGCCCGACCCCCTTCGGCAACGGATCTGGGACTATGTTTCGATTGCGCCGCTGAGCTCCCTGTGGGACCTGCAGGGAGTATCGCCCGTGGTGATCGCCAAGCGAACGTTCCGGAGCTTTAACGAGGATAACCTTCTGAGTCGCGCTGCGGAGCTTGGGTACTACTTTCTGTTTGCCCTGTTTCCCACGTTGGTGAGTGCGTCGGCAATTCTTGGTCTGGCGGCGCGGTCGGCCTCTGAGATTTATCTGCGTCTGCTGAACTACCTGGCGCTGGTGGTTCCGCACGCGGCGATGGGGATCGTGCTGGAGACCTTCAACCAGACGACCTCGCATGCGAGCAGGGGGAAGATTACGTTCGGTCTGGCGGCGGCGCTTTGGTCGGCCTCGGTGGGGTTTACGGCGATTCAGGACACGCTGAACGTCGTGTACAAGGTGAGGGAGACGCGGGCGTACTGGAAGGTGCGGTGCGCGGCGATGGCGGTGACGGTTCTGCTGTCGTTGATCGTGACGCTGACGCTGGCAACCATGCTGGGTGGGGACTTCGTGGCTAGGCATGTGGTGCGTCACGCGGCCCGTCCGTGGATGGGGATGGTGGCGGCTGGTATCGTGCGTGGAGCGACGTGGACGACTGCGCTGGGGCTGCTGATTCTTTTGTTTGCGGTCATCTACTACTTCGCTCCGGATGTGAAGAGCAAGCGCTGGCACTGGCTGACGCCGGGTGGCGCGTTCGGGATCGGAGGGTGGTTTCTGGCCTCGCTTCTGCTGCGGTTGTACCTTCACTACTTCAACGACTACTCGGCGACATATGGATCCTTGGGAGCGGTGATCATTCTGTTGACGTGGTTTTATGTGACGGGCCTGATGCTGCTGACGGGGGCGGAGATCAACAGCGAGATCGCGGCGGCGGTGCTGGAGAAGACGCTGACGGGGAAGACGCCCGAGCCGCGGGGCAAGGTGGCTCCGGCGGCTCTCGTTGACGCTCCGGAGGCTGGCGCTGGTGGGAAGGTCTGGCGGCCTTTGTAG